Proteins encoded together in one Yersinia mollaretii ATCC 43969 window:
- the gspI gene encoding type II secretion system minor pseudopilin GspI, which yields MNCRGMTLLEVLVALAVLALAGLAAIKSTGEQVSNLSHLEKKQFAAWVAENQLVRLRLQNVWPQERWHQGQILMAETTWHWRWRGVATTDAQLRALEIEVSLDDRHTAPLSTLRSYQVKS from the coding sequence ATGAACTGCCGTGGCATGACGTTACTGGAAGTGCTGGTGGCCTTAGCGGTGTTGGCGCTGGCGGGTTTGGCCGCTATCAAAAGCACCGGTGAGCAGGTCAGCAATCTGAGTCATCTCGAAAAAAAACAGTTTGCCGCGTGGGTCGCCGAAAACCAATTGGTCAGGTTACGGCTGCAAAATGTCTGGCCGCAAGAGCGCTGGCATCAGGGGCAGATCCTCATGGCCGAAACCACTTGGCACTGGCGCTGGCGCGGTGTCGCCACCACCGATGCGCAATTGCGCGCGCTAGAAATTGAAGTGAGTCTCGACGATCGCCATACCGCGCCGTTATCCACCTTGCGCAGCTATCAGGTTAAATCATGA
- a CDS encoding prepilin peptidase: METLAVAQTIAPIWWGGLAVLGLCVGSFLNVAIYRLPLMLAHQYSRSFNLCLPHSHCPKCKTQLKWRDNIPFFSWLWLQGKCRHCQSAISVRYPLIEVMTLAVTLLIAAVIPFGYPLLAALLLSWMLIALTMIDIDHLLLPDNLTLPLLWAGLLFHLFDDSLPLSDAIIGAASGYLILWCLYWVFWGVTQRETLGYGDFKLLAALGAWLGWMALPSLLLIASLAGITFALVARLFKGRPLNTALPFGPFLAFSGWLLFLEFYHL, translated from the coding sequence ATGGAGACATTGGCTGTTGCTCAAACCATAGCGCCCATTTGGTGGGGGGGGCTGGCGGTGCTTGGCCTGTGTGTCGGCAGTTTCCTCAATGTCGCCATTTATCGGTTGCCGCTGATGTTAGCGCATCAGTACTCGCGCAGTTTCAACCTCTGCCTACCCCACTCCCACTGCCCTAAGTGCAAAACCCAATTGAAATGGCGGGATAACATTCCCTTTTTCAGTTGGCTCTGGTTGCAGGGGAAATGCCGCCACTGTCAAAGCGCGATCTCGGTGCGCTACCCGCTGATAGAAGTGATGACCCTCGCGGTGACCTTGCTGATTGCCGCCGTGATCCCCTTCGGTTACCCCTTGCTGGCGGCACTGCTACTCAGTTGGATGTTGATCGCCCTCACCATGATTGATATCGACCATCTGCTGTTACCGGATAATCTGACCTTGCCGCTACTGTGGGCAGGATTGCTGTTTCATCTGTTTGACGACAGCTTGCCGTTAAGTGATGCCATCATTGGTGCGGCCAGTGGGTATCTGATTTTATGGTGCCTTTACTGGGTATTTTGGGGGGTGACTCAGCGGGAAACGCTCGGTTATGGGGATTTTAAATTATTGGCGGCATTGGGAGCGTGGTTGGGATGGATGGCACTGCCCTCTTTACTGCTCATCGCGTCACTGGCGGGGATTACCTTCGCACTGGTTGCCCGCCTATTTAAGGGGCGTCCACTGAACACGGCACTCCCCTTTGGGCCATTTCTCGCATTCAGTGGCTGGCTGCTATTTCTCGAGTTCTATCATTTATAA
- the gspS gene encoding type II secretion system pilot lipoprotein GspS has translation MLSTTRKLFWFLPLVLLTGCQQPMNKTIKPTAQQQIKQLSALVAGAHYLQKNCQRAEVPDEAVLLKTARSLAASRHWDTRAPAYKLLGEQSQARYQALVKENETDKSMCTELNLLMVDFVDEAQRNIK, from the coding sequence ATGTTATCCACTACACGTAAGTTATTCTGGTTTTTGCCTTTGGTCTTATTAACCGGTTGCCAGCAACCGATGAATAAAACCATTAAACCCACCGCCCAACAGCAAATAAAGCAACTGTCCGCATTAGTCGCTGGGGCGCACTATCTACAGAAAAACTGTCAACGGGCCGAGGTGCCTGATGAGGCGGTGCTGCTTAAAACCGCGCGGAGTCTGGCGGCCTCTCGCCATTGGGACACCCGCGCACCCGCCTATAAATTGCTGGGTGAGCAGAGTCAGGCGCGTTATCAGGCGCTGGTGAAAGAGAACGAGACAGACAAGTCCATGTGCACAGAACTTAACTTATTGATGGTTGATTTTGTGGATGAGGCACAGCGCAACATCAAGTGA
- the gspL gene encoding type II secretion system protein GspL yields MLLKKNRSVANALLLTLPTHAGQPISWYHQPHQGEAQGGVLADETALHELLPLAATCQITLLIPAKSVLFNTVTFNGKYRRQHLPALAWQLESFCPSEVEQLHLTVIQRQGAQFSIAAVDKSQLQQWLGWLQSAGLTATRALPDVLALPSPTAGWTAARVNDSWLMRQSAVKGFSADEEELGFILGRYPSLPAILSYSPRPANEPTWLQKAEQPIWPLLAQGAQESAVNLLHGEFTPPRTTQPRGNKLLAALAALYLLTWVIQPGLTGYRAQQQADRIDEKTQQFYRESFPNTAIPKQWVSGIAQQITQLEKGMTPPGLLAQLNTAMPVLHSLKGVKTEAMEWQGETLVLTFNLAEAELLSRLPPQHPEALSITTHSLDQQNTRLTIKGVHHDDKN; encoded by the coding sequence ATGTTATTAAAGAAAAATAGAAGCGTCGCCAATGCATTACTGCTTACTCTGCCGACCCACGCGGGGCAGCCCATTTCGTGGTATCACCAGCCTCACCAAGGCGAGGCACAGGGAGGGGTGTTGGCAGATGAAACCGCGCTGCATGAACTCTTGCCGCTGGCGGCAACTTGCCAAATCACCCTGCTGATCCCAGCGAAAAGCGTGCTGTTCAACACCGTCACCTTCAATGGCAAATATCGCCGTCAGCACCTGCCCGCACTGGCGTGGCAACTGGAGTCATTCTGCCCCAGTGAAGTCGAGCAACTGCATCTCACCGTGATCCAGCGGCAAGGCGCGCAGTTCTCCATCGCGGCGGTCGATAAAAGCCAATTACAGCAGTGGTTGGGCTGGTTACAGAGTGCCGGTTTGACGGCCACACGGGCGCTACCGGATGTGCTGGCACTGCCCTCCCCGACCGCAGGCTGGACCGCCGCGCGTGTTAACGATAGTTGGCTGATGCGCCAATCGGCGGTAAAGGGCTTCAGTGCAGATGAAGAGGAGCTAGGGTTTATTCTTGGCCGCTACCCCTCACTGCCCGCGATTTTAAGCTACAGCCCGCGTCCCGCAAATGAGCCGACGTGGCTGCAAAAAGCCGAGCAACCTATCTGGCCGCTCTTAGCGCAAGGGGCACAGGAGAGCGCCGTCAATCTGCTGCATGGCGAGTTCACTCCGCCCCGCACGACACAGCCGCGAGGCAATAAGTTACTGGCCGCGTTAGCGGCACTCTATCTGCTGACTTGGGTGATTCAACCCGGCCTCACGGGCTATCGCGCGCAGCAACAAGCCGACCGAATTGACGAAAAAACCCAGCAGTTCTACCGCGAAAGTTTCCCTAATACTGCCATTCCTAAACAGTGGGTTTCGGGGATAGCGCAACAGATCACTCAACTGGAAAAGGGCATGACACCGCCCGGCCTGTTGGCGCAGTTGAACACCGCCATGCCGGTGCTGCACTCATTAAAAGGGGTCAAAACAGAGGCGATGGAGTGGCAGGGAGAGACCTTGGTTTTAACGTTTAATCTCGCCGAGGCCGAGCTGTTGTCACGCCTGCCGCCTCAACACCCGGAGGCGCTCAGCATCACCACCCATTCGCTGGATCAGCAAAACACGCGGCTCACGATCAAAGGAGTTCACCATGATGACAAAAATTAA
- a CDS encoding M16 family metallopeptidase has translation MFNRLVRIPVFCLILAWGLPASAADSSSAQEPSVQEQKLPVRADLQHLTLDNGLQVYLLPRDQPGVELRLLVNSGSLQESEAQRGLAHFVEHMAFKGTTHFPGTSSFKSLEKQGITLGSHVNAVTSLNATTYKLSLPNADEKQLTLGLRILADWAQGISFDPLAFDKERQVIVEEWRLRQGVGFRINQALERLRYHGSRYSERDPIGLLEVVRQAPVSEAINYYQQWYQPQRMALVVVGRFDADNLRQQIKSLFAMPAPKLSASKLSASKLSAPKQSARDEADWQTFTPQSGLLLSTVFDAEQGTRIIQLALQRDLAAPLNSANGQWRDLLDTLWLIIFNQRLSLLVDNELLSVASINQQGALLDNRRIQHLMIARPQGSDYNGTLRQLFTELQRMATTPVSDAELKAARQQILTKLSQQAAGESRYQHDYLADNLTTAIEFDLPMLNKQQQLAMTQTWLEAVGPQHVQAQVAELLEKGSARLALIGPDSDQSQVDKKQLAAMWNSIRQSTPGAFTLKPKPVTLMVTPPPAGKVVQRQTLPIPDTQLWTLSNGIRVIIKANNRLKDDVQLSLRIPGGRSLEDDQHIGEVNWAMRLPEVSGYSQYNPRQLAQLAKQSEVAIAPYDEMLFHGLRGSAPADKLESLLQLLYLKITAPQFAVDKLAQQKQSFALGLEKQPVERRFLDSITQAGYQQGERLLVTATGPWRDFTVAGLEQRHRQLFSAPQDMTVTLSGALDEKRLQPLVEQWLGGLPPSEQRLQWRDWAIKPLNQAMSHDYPLASSPKTMVSMQFSTEAQWSQPNQLALQLLDKVVTLRLRYAMREQASGIYTLGFSQLLAKLPQPYYLARLNFTSAPERAQEMAQMAQQVLLQIAAEGITPSELDKAKKAWWIEQEASRTSASYWTDALAQVASDDGNFALLAQEEPQLKAVSLEQVNQLAAQWLGRNPKVFSLSPAKT, from the coding sequence ATGTTTAACCGATTAGTGCGAATTCCCGTTTTCTGCCTGATCTTGGCGTGGGGGCTGCCCGCCTCTGCGGCTGACAGCTCATCGGCGCAGGAGCCATCGGTGCAGGAGCAAAAGTTGCCCGTGCGCGCGGACCTCCAGCACCTCACACTGGACAATGGCTTGCAGGTCTATCTGCTGCCGCGCGACCAGCCCGGCGTGGAGTTACGTTTGCTGGTCAACAGCGGCTCGCTACAAGAGAGCGAAGCACAGCGCGGGCTGGCTCATTTTGTCGAGCATATGGCCTTCAAAGGGACGACCCACTTCCCCGGCACCAGCAGCTTTAAATCGCTGGAGAAACAGGGCATTACACTGGGGAGCCATGTGAATGCGGTCACCAGCCTGAATGCCACCACCTATAAGCTCTCACTGCCCAATGCGGATGAAAAACAGCTCACACTGGGGCTGCGGATTTTAGCGGACTGGGCGCAGGGCATCAGTTTTGACCCGCTGGCGTTTGATAAAGAGCGGCAGGTGATAGTGGAGGAGTGGCGTTTGCGTCAGGGCGTCGGGTTCCGCATCAATCAGGCGCTGGAGCGCTTGCGCTATCACGGCAGCCGCTATAGCGAACGTGATCCTATTGGTTTGCTGGAGGTGGTGCGGCAAGCGCCCGTCAGTGAGGCGATCAACTATTATCAGCAGTGGTATCAGCCGCAGCGGATGGCCTTGGTGGTGGTCGGGCGCTTTGATGCGGATAATTTACGCCAACAGATCAAATCGTTATTTGCGATGCCCGCCCCTAAACTATCCGCCTCTAAACTATCCGCCTCTAAACTATCCGCCCCTAAACAGTCCGCCCGCGATGAGGCTGACTGGCAGACCTTCACCCCGCAATCGGGCTTGCTGCTCAGCACGGTATTTGATGCCGAGCAAGGGACGCGGATCATTCAACTCGCGCTACAGCGTGATTTGGCCGCTCCGCTGAACAGTGCCAACGGGCAGTGGCGTGACCTGCTGGATACCCTGTGGCTCATCATTTTTAACCAGCGGCTATCACTGCTGGTGGATAATGAGCTGTTATCGGTCGCGAGCATTAATCAACAGGGCGCACTGCTGGATAACCGCCGGATTCAACATTTGATGATTGCCCGCCCGCAAGGCAGTGATTACAACGGCACCCTGCGCCAGTTGTTTACTGAGCTACAACGGATGGCGACCACGCCGGTGAGTGACGCCGAGCTGAAGGCGGCGCGTCAGCAGATCCTCACTAAACTGAGCCAGCAAGCCGCAGGAGAGAGCCGCTATCAGCATGATTATCTGGCGGATAATCTCACCACCGCCATTGAATTTGATCTGCCGATGCTCAACAAACAGCAGCAATTGGCGATGACCCAAACGTGGCTTGAGGCGGTCGGCCCACAGCATGTGCAGGCGCAAGTGGCTGAATTACTGGAGAAAGGCTCGGCCCGTTTGGCGCTGATTGGCCCAGACAGTGATCAATCGCAGGTGGATAAAAAGCAGTTGGCGGCGATGTGGAACAGCATCCGCCAGAGCACGCCGGGGGCTTTCACCCTGAAACCGAAACCCGTCACCCTGATGGTGACGCCGCCACCTGCCGGAAAAGTGGTGCAGCGCCAGACCTTGCCCATCCCCGATACCCAGCTCTGGACGCTGAGCAATGGTATTCGGGTGATTATCAAAGCCAATAACCGCCTAAAAGATGACGTGCAGCTCTCACTGCGCATCCCCGGTGGGCGCTCACTGGAGGACGATCAGCACATTGGCGAAGTGAATTGGGCGATGCGACTGCCAGAAGTGAGTGGTTACAGCCAGTATAACCCGCGTCAACTGGCGCAGTTAGCTAAGCAGAGCGAGGTGGCGATCGCGCCTTATGATGAGATGCTGTTCCACGGTTTGCGCGGCTCGGCTCCGGCGGACAAGCTGGAGTCGCTGCTGCAATTGCTCTACCTGAAGATCACTGCGCCGCAGTTTGCGGTGGACAAATTGGCACAGCAAAAACAGTCCTTTGCGTTGGGGTTAGAGAAGCAGCCCGTCGAACGCCGCTTCCTCGACAGCATCACCCAAGCCGGGTATCAACAGGGGGAGCGGCTACTGGTGACGGCGACTGGGCCGTGGCGTGACTTTACTGTGGCGGGGCTTGAACAGCGCCATCGCCAGCTATTTTCTGCCCCGCAGGATATGACGGTGACCCTCAGTGGTGCGCTGGATGAGAAGCGCCTTCAGCCGCTGGTCGAGCAATGGTTAGGCGGCTTGCCGCCGAGTGAGCAGCGCTTGCAGTGGCGTGATTGGGCGATCAAGCCGCTGAATCAGGCGATGAGCCACGACTATCCGCTGGCGAGTAGCCCGAAAACCATGGTCAGTATGCAGTTCTCGACCGAGGCTCAGTGGTCGCAGCCGAATCAACTGGCATTACAACTGTTGGATAAAGTGGTCACCTTGCGGCTACGTTATGCCATGCGCGAGCAGGCCAGCGGCATCTACACCTTGGGCTTCTCGCAGCTACTGGCAAAACTGCCGCAGCCCTACTATCTGGCGCGGCTCAACTTCACCTCAGCCCCTGAACGGGCGCAGGAGATGGCGCAGATGGCGCAACAGGTTTTGCTGCAAATCGCGGCGGAGGGCATTACGCCATCGGAGCTGGATAAGGCGAAAAAAGCGTGGTGGATTGAGCAGGAGGCCAGCCGCACCAGCGCCAGTTACTGGACGGATGCCTTGGCGCAGGTCGCCAGTGATGACGGCAACTTTGCGCTGTTGGCACAAGAGGAGCCACAACTGAAGGCAGTCTCTCTTGAGCAGGTCAATCAATTGGCCGCTCAGTGGCTGGGGCGCAATCCGAAAGTCTTTAGTTTGAGTCCGGCGAAAACTTAA
- the gspM gene encoding type II secretion system protein GspM, protein MMTKIKQRWQDASQREKWILSLGSLILLGLLLSQAVIAPLNYYQQQSEKNLRQAARGFAALVQQQDRISRLRVEQPPQFTLSADRAVHESARQQNIVITLQEANANRATLAPMTLTFPQLVSWLEQLERQYGLQASHLALSADTDNPGRVHISTLVLQRTEGGA, encoded by the coding sequence ATGATGACAAAAATTAAGCAGCGCTGGCAGGACGCCAGTCAGCGCGAGAAATGGATTTTATCCCTTGGCAGCCTGATCCTTTTGGGGCTGTTACTGAGCCAAGCCGTGATTGCGCCACTCAATTATTATCAGCAGCAGAGCGAAAAAAACCTACGCCAAGCCGCGCGGGGATTCGCCGCGTTAGTGCAGCAGCAGGATCGCATTAGCCGTCTGCGTGTCGAGCAGCCACCCCAATTCACACTCTCGGCAGACAGAGCGGTACATGAGAGCGCCCGCCAGCAAAATATCGTCATCACCTTGCAGGAGGCGAATGCAAACCGGGCGACACTGGCCCCCATGACACTGACCTTCCCCCAGTTAGTCAGCTGGCTGGAACAGTTGGAGAGGCAATATGGTTTACAGGCCAGCCATCTTGCGCTGTCCGCTGATACAGATAATCCGGGCCGGGTCCATATCTCGACACTGGTACTGCAACGCACGGAAGGGGGCGCATGA
- the gspG gene encoding type II secretion system major pseudopilin GspG: MNNQPAQLARRSAQGGFTLLEIMVVIVILGVLASLTIPSLMGNKDRADRQKAVSDVVTLENALDMYKLDNSRYPSTEQGLKALIIKPTIAPIPRNYRVEGYIRRLPSDPWGNAYQLTSPGEHGAVDIYSIGPDGVPQSDDDINNWDIGADGGEQP; the protein is encoded by the coding sequence ATGAACAATCAGCCTGCTCAGTTAGCGCGCCGCTCTGCCCAAGGGGGCTTTACCTTGCTGGAGATCATGGTGGTTATCGTCATTCTTGGCGTGCTCGCCAGCCTCACCATCCCCAGCCTGATGGGAAATAAAGACCGGGCCGATCGACAAAAAGCGGTCAGCGATGTGGTGACGCTGGAGAATGCGCTGGATATGTACAAATTAGATAATAGCCGCTACCCCAGCACTGAACAGGGTCTGAAAGCGCTGATTATCAAACCGACGATTGCGCCGATACCAAGAAACTACCGGGTCGAAGGTTATATCCGCCGCCTGCCCTCTGACCCATGGGGGAACGCCTATCAGTTGACCAGCCCCGGCGAGCACGGCGCGGTAGATATCTACTCCATCGGCCCCGACGGTGTGCCGCAGAGTGATGATGATATTAACAATTGGGATATTGGCGCTGACGGCGGAGAGCAACCGTAA
- the gspH gene encoding type II secretion system minor pseudopilin GspH — protein MRATKVKTASRGFTLMEIMLVLVLLGSMATLVLKTLPSSSRELNQESDQLTVALQWAAQQAELDGKIYGLSLSPHQWQLMTLNSQPHKRGESYLWPNHYWHPVKVGKLQQQRPLPDNLTLTLALQDQPIPLNTMQDESLIDEPKIIFFPGGERSHFELTLSDLEGQTRTITEHGVQVESETSDALPPQHTASTGTPAA, from the coding sequence ATGCGTGCGACAAAGGTTAAAACCGCCTCCCGTGGGTTTACATTAATGGAAATTATGCTGGTGCTGGTCCTGCTCGGCAGCATGGCGACGCTGGTGCTGAAAACCTTGCCGTCATCCTCCCGCGAGTTAAATCAGGAAAGTGACCAACTCACCGTGGCCTTGCAGTGGGCCGCGCAACAAGCAGAGTTGGATGGCAAGATCTACGGGTTGTCTCTCTCCCCCCATCAATGGCAGTTGATGACCTTAAATAGCCAGCCCCATAAACGAGGGGAAAGCTATCTTTGGCCCAACCATTACTGGCACCCGGTCAAGGTCGGCAAATTACAACAGCAACGCCCATTGCCTGACAACCTCACCCTCACACTGGCCCTGCAAGATCAGCCGATTCCGCTGAACACGATGCAAGATGAGAGTCTCATTGATGAGCCAAAAATTATCTTTTTCCCTGGCGGAGAGCGCTCGCACTTCGAGCTGACCTTGAGTGACCTCGAGGGCCAAACCCGCACTATTACTGAGCACGGCGTTCAGGTGGAGAGCGAAACCTCAGACGCATTGCCCCCGCAGCACACTGCATCCACAGGGACACCAGCGGCATGA
- the gspK gene encoding type II secretion system minor pseudopilin GspK, whose protein sequence is MKNNQQSGMAMLVVLMITALMAITAVNMSDYGLRALHRATSSQFYLQSKWLLLSAESQIQRQQLSPLPTDKVHLGQPWARADQQMVLDGSQVNFRLHDRQSCFNLNALGRGQGAGEKVSAQTEAPKTEESREKPTEKESKKVPSVPYAQQVFQQLLLTQDVEATQAQNITLALADWMDKDALSHSGSSEASLYEQHRPKLLPANRPMLDISEFRVIAGVDQALYLRLKPLICTLPNPNLRININTLSPAQAPLLAALFLGDMSIEAAQQLIARRPATGWGGVNDLKPLIADSNTTFAKAQTAITLTSDHFELRLWLDEEQRSNSIRSLFQRDGQVFQVISRQYGLTD, encoded by the coding sequence ATGAAAAATAATCAGCAGAGCGGCATGGCGATGCTGGTGGTGTTGATGATCACCGCCCTGATGGCGATCACCGCCGTCAATATGAGTGACTATGGGCTACGTGCGCTGCATCGGGCCACCAGCAGCCAGTTTTATCTGCAAAGCAAATGGTTACTGCTCAGTGCCGAATCACAGATTCAGCGCCAACAACTCTCGCCGTTGCCGACCGATAAAGTGCATCTGGGCCAGCCGTGGGCGCGCGCTGATCAGCAAATGGTGCTGGACGGCAGTCAGGTCAATTTCCGTCTGCACGATCGGCAAAGCTGCTTTAATCTCAATGCTCTCGGCCGAGGCCAAGGCGCTGGCGAAAAAGTCTCGGCGCAGACAGAAGCCCCAAAAACAGAGGAGAGCCGCGAAAAGCCCACAGAAAAGGAGAGCAAAAAAGTCCCCTCGGTGCCCTATGCCCAACAGGTTTTTCAGCAGCTCTTGCTGACACAGGATGTAGAGGCGACTCAGGCGCAAAACATCACCTTGGCGCTGGCCGATTGGATGGACAAAGATGCTCTCTCCCACAGCGGAAGCAGCGAAGCGAGTTTGTATGAACAGCATCGCCCGAAGCTGCTACCCGCGAACCGCCCGATGCTCGATATCAGCGAGTTCAGAGTAATAGCGGGGGTCGATCAAGCGCTCTACCTGCGCCTAAAACCCCTAATTTGCACCCTGCCCAACCCAAATTTACGTATCAACATCAATACATTATCGCCCGCACAGGCACCGCTGCTCGCGGCGCTGTTTCTCGGGGATATGTCTATTGAAGCAGCACAACAGTTGATTGCCCGCCGTCCGGCCACCGGCTGGGGTGGCGTCAATGACCTCAAACCCTTAATTGCCGACAGCAACACCACGTTTGCCAAAGCACAAACTGCCATCACTCTGACCAGCGACCACTTTGAGCTGCGGCTCTGGCTGGATGAAGAGCAACGCAGCAATAGCATTCGCAGCCTATTCCAGCGCGATGGACAGGTTTTTCAGGTTATTTCCCGTCAATACGGCCTTACTGATTGA
- the gspJ gene encoding type II secretion system minor pseudopilin GspJ: MSQAKQQGFTLLEMMLAIALFSLLSMAGYQLLQAVLRNSELTQQHATRLAEIQRAFTLMESDISQARIRPVTPLPSSSGSQPSASPPSGGDFQSSRVGKNDSLTLVHDHWRNPAAYLPRSNLERVSWRFQQGKLERLSHHQPDSQPTQPKLSLTLSNIDAFRLRFWSQGHWQARWNHSQILPEGIEVTLETSDFGLLQRVFFLTVPHEK; encoded by the coding sequence ATGAGCCAAGCGAAACAGCAGGGTTTCACTCTACTCGAGATGATGCTGGCGATTGCGCTGTTTTCCCTCCTGTCGATGGCGGGTTATCAGCTACTGCAAGCGGTGCTGCGTAATAGCGAACTGACCCAGCAGCACGCCACCCGACTGGCGGAGATTCAACGCGCTTTTACCCTGATGGAGAGTGATATTTCCCAAGCCCGAATTCGGCCAGTGACGCCACTCCCTTCGTCCTCGGGATCACAGCCCTCAGCATCACCGCCCTCTGGCGGCGATTTCCAGTCGTCTCGCGTCGGCAAAAACGACAGCCTGACACTGGTGCATGATCACTGGCGTAATCCCGCCGCCTATCTCCCGCGATCCAACTTGGAGAGAGTGAGTTGGCGTTTTCAGCAGGGGAAGCTTGAACGCCTCAGCCATCACCAGCCTGATAGCCAGCCAACACAGCCCAAACTGAGCCTCACACTGAGCAACATTGACGCTTTTCGGCTGCGTTTTTGGTCACAGGGCCACTGGCAAGCGCGCTGGAATCATAGCCAAATCCTGCCCGAAGGCATTGAAGTCACACTGGAGACCAGTGATTTCGGCCTGTTGCAACGGGTTTTCTTCCTGACGGTGCCCCATGAAAAATAA
- the gbpA gene encoding N-acetylglucosamine-binding protein GbpA — MNLNKIMLAMVVMSISGSALAHGYVEKPESRNFLCSSTGKNLNKDCGNVQYEPQSSGETTDGFPAKGPADGKLASGGIFVSKDLDQQTATRWHKTKIQAGPQQFKWKFTAAHPITDFKYYMTKQDWNPNQPLTRDSFDLTPFCVIGGGPAETTTMMSTHECDVPERTGYQVIYGAWDVSDTQNTFYNVMDVEFDGASGEVVVSEWTTKVGTIEPRDNLNAGDKVKLRMFDKQGERSDLAVEITIADAKEGKKNNWAYALAKKVNDTRKDLRAGHKEASGNVSAAHGSNAVYINASSEVIRVETQIESAQIDAGTEVTASFSANGMKKEYQMAAGALTIHFDLKTIGTLDLEAKVFAADSTVKSYSNVTLEDASQHVSMSMTDLKAGKHTLVIIGTDTQGKTQQQSIDFMVKGEAETAKPEVKPEVKPEVDGADKQCTAPAWSNKSTYNANDTVTHNGRIYMSKWWAGSSSVPGDATVTDSTGNNTGYGKVWEDKGAC; from the coding sequence ATGAATTTGAATAAAATCATGTTAGCTATGGTTGTGATGTCAATCAGTGGCAGTGCACTGGCTCATGGCTATGTTGAAAAGCCTGAGTCACGTAACTTCCTTTGTAGCTCTACCGGCAAAAACCTGAATAAAGATTGCGGTAATGTGCAGTATGAACCACAAAGCTCAGGCGAAACCACTGACGGTTTCCCAGCCAAAGGCCCAGCAGATGGCAAATTGGCGAGTGGTGGTATTTTCGTGAGTAAAGATCTGGATCAGCAAACTGCAACTCGCTGGCATAAAACTAAAATTCAGGCTGGCCCTCAGCAATTCAAGTGGAAATTTACTGCCGCACATCCGATTACTGACTTCAAATACTACATGACTAAACAGGATTGGAACCCTAACCAACCTCTGACTCGTGACTCATTTGATCTGACGCCATTCTGTGTTATTGGCGGTGGCCCTGCCGAAACAACCACCATGATGTCCACTCACGAATGTGATGTTCCTGAGCGCACTGGCTATCAGGTGATTTATGGCGCATGGGATGTTTCAGATACCCAAAACACCTTCTATAACGTGATGGACGTTGAGTTCGATGGCGCATCGGGTGAAGTGGTGGTTTCCGAATGGACAACCAAAGTCGGCACTATCGAACCGCGTGACAATCTGAACGCGGGCGACAAAGTGAAACTGCGTATGTTCGACAAGCAGGGTGAGCGCAGTGATCTGGCTGTGGAAATCACCATTGCCGATGCGAAAGAAGGTAAGAAAAACAACTGGGCTTACGCGCTGGCCAAGAAGGTCAATGACACACGCAAAGATCTGCGTGCAGGTCATAAAGAGGCTTCCGGTAATGTCTCTGCTGCACACGGTTCTAACGCGGTTTATATTAATGCCAGCAGTGAAGTGATTCGCGTTGAGACTCAAATTGAAAGTGCTCAGATCGATGCAGGGACAGAAGTCACGGCAAGCTTCTCTGCCAACGGCATGAAAAAAGAGTATCAAATGGCGGCGGGTGCATTGACGATTCATTTCGATCTGAAAACCATTGGCACCCTAGATCTGGAAGCAAAAGTCTTCGCCGCAGACAGTACGGTTAAAAGTTACAGCAATGTCACGCTGGAAGACGCCTCCCAGCATGTGTCTATGTCAATGACCGACCTGAAAGCCGGCAAACATACGTTAGTGATCATCGGGACTGACACGCAGGGTAAAACTCAGCAACAGAGCATCGACTTTATGGTTAAAGGCGAAGCTGAGACTGCCAAACCCGAAGTGAAGCCAGAAGTTAAACCCGAAGTGGACGGCGCTGACAAGCAATGTACCGCCCCCGCTTGGAGCAATAAATCCACCTACAATGCCAATGATACCGTCACCCACAATGGCCGTATCTACATGAGCAAATGGTGGGCGGGTAGCAGCTCCGTCCCAGGCGACGCAACAGTGACCGATTCCACGGGTAACAACACCGGCTATGGCAAAGTTTGGGAAGATAAAGGCGCGTGCTAA